A section of the Clostridium omnivorum genome encodes:
- a CDS encoding nucleotidyltransferase yields the protein MNITGIITEYNPLHKGHLYHIKKTREATNCDAIICIMSGNYVQRGIPAIIDKWNRTKMALLNGVDLVIELPVVYSLSSAEFFSFGAVSLLNNLGIVNNLCFGSEIGSSDILLKIAEILYTEPEVYKESLKRNLKLGLPFHSARRIALKEYIASIENFNSPENIDVILSTSNNILGIEYCKSIVKLNSSIKPYTIKREGSDYNSGELSDTFSSATAIRMYLKGGSNFSELKPHLPENTFNLIRDLVKSGYNFTYEDYMYPYIKYKYFERGYDINNIPDVSEGLDNKIRKALDNSSSIHNVIELVKSKRYTFTRISRILCQYYIGFENYQTGALRTSEAPYGRILGFNKTGAKVLRHIKSNASIPIYNKIPRQQNEHLSLDILSTQKYSVINSSVKHNDDFLISPIII from the coding sequence TTGAATATAACAGGAATTATTACTGAATATAATCCTCTTCATAAAGGCCATCTATATCATATAAAAAAGACTAGAGAAGCAACAAACTGTGATGCTATTATATGTATAATGAGTGGAAACTATGTACAAAGAGGTATTCCAGCAATCATTGATAAGTGGAATAGAACTAAAATGGCACTTTTGAATGGTGTGGATTTAGTTATTGAATTACCTGTAGTGTATAGCCTTTCCTCAGCAGAATTTTTCAGCTTTGGAGCAGTAAGTTTACTGAATAATCTTGGAATTGTAAACAATCTATGCTTTGGAAGCGAAATTGGAAGCTCTGATATTTTATTAAAAATAGCCGAGATACTATATACTGAACCAGAAGTTTATAAAGAAAGTCTAAAAAGAAATTTGAAACTAGGACTTCCTTTTCATAGTGCAAGGCGTATTGCTTTAAAAGAATATATTGCTTCAATAGAAAACTTTAATTCACCTGAAAATATTGATGTTATATTGAGTACTTCAAATAACATTTTAGGCATAGAGTACTGTAAAAGCATAGTTAAACTTAACAGCAGCATTAAACCCTATACTATTAAAAGAGAGGGAAGCGATTATAATAGTGGTGAACTTAGCGATACTTTTTCAAGTGCCACAGCTATAAGAATGTATCTAAAAGGTGGGAGTAATTTCTCAGAACTAAAACCTCACTTACCTGAAAACACTTTTAATCTTATTAGAGATCTTGTAAAATCAGGTTATAATTTTACCTATGAGGATTATATGTATCCTTATATAAAATATAAATATTTTGAAAGAGGTTATGATATAAATAATATTCCAGATGTGTCTGAAGGACTAGATAATAAAATTAGAAAAGCTTTAGATAATTCTAGCAGTATCCATAATGTAATTGAGCTGGTTAAAAGCAAAAGATATACTTTCACAAGAATAAGTAGAATTTTATGCCAGTACTATATAGGTTTTGAAAATTATCAAACAGGTGCACTAAGGACTTCTGAAGCCCCATATGGAAGAATTTTAGGTTTTAATAAAACTGGAGCAAAAGTACTAAGGCATATTAAAAGCAATGCAAGTATTCCTATATATAATAAGATTCCAAGGCAGCAAAATGAGCATTTATCCTTGGACATTTTATCAACGCAGAAGTATAGTGTTATAAATAGTTCTGTAAAACACAATGATGACTTTCTAATAAGCCCAATAATAATTTAG
- the ylbJ gene encoding sporulation integral membrane protein YlbJ, with product MPFLFYAFIVIILVLLFILFKSANKNLVVTIVCSLLILQIILTPKLCIDSALSGARLFFNKVFPSLFPFLILTNIMMSYDGVKIYAKLMGSALCKPLRLPKQCTFVLIVSVLCGYPLGAKYACDLYEDGKIDLVTLQRLLNIATNASPLFVIGAVGTSMLDSPYLGYMLLLSNTLSCIAMGLFMPSHQKSFNNRVMSFPSTANADNKNIGNILKDSLDNSIKTCLSVGSFVIIFSVIIRIIKSNIFFDIAIDKISNILGFSKNIIEGLVLGLIEMTNGCNLISSTSIDMYYKFVIISFMLSFSGFSIISQVYSFIYKYNVSTSRYIKLKFVQGILSSMISIVIYKLSVINVPIATFSNTYKSQTNLFYIMAIIIFILPFAAAKIKKLFSTS from the coding sequence TTGCCGTTTTTATTTTATGCTTTTATTGTTATCATATTGGTGCTTTTATTTATCTTATTTAAAAGTGCAAATAAAAATCTAGTTGTAACAATTGTTTGTTCACTTTTAATTTTGCAGATTATATTGACACCAAAACTATGTATTGATTCAGCTCTGTCTGGTGCTAGATTATTTTTTAATAAAGTTTTCCCATCATTATTTCCTTTTTTAATTCTTACAAATATAATGATGAGCTATGATGGAGTGAAAATTTATGCAAAACTAATGGGTAGTGCACTTTGTAAGCCACTAAGACTTCCGAAGCAGTGTACTTTTGTACTTATTGTTAGTGTACTATGCGGTTATCCATTAGGGGCTAAATATGCTTGTGATTTATACGAGGATGGGAAGATAGATCTTGTTACTCTTCAGAGGCTATTAAATATTGCAACTAATGCTAGCCCTTTATTTGTTATAGGGGCCGTTGGAACTTCTATGTTGGACAGCCCATATCTAGGATATATGCTGCTGTTGTCCAATACACTTTCATGTATTGCTATGGGCTTATTTATGCCAAGCCATCAAAAATCATTTAATAATAGAGTTATGTCTTTTCCTTCAACTGCTAATGCAGATAATAAAAATATAGGAAATATTCTAAAAGATAGTCTTGATAACTCTATTAAAACCTGCTTATCAGTAGGCAGCTTTGTAATTATTTTTTCTGTTATAATTAGAATAATAAAAAGCAATATCTTTTTTGATATTGCTATAGATAAAATCTCAAATATATTAGGATTTTCAAAAAATATAATTGAAGGCCTTGTTTTAGGTCTTATAGAGATGACAAATGGATGCAATTTAATATCATCAACTTCAATAGATATGTATTATAAATTTGTGATAATAAGCTTTATGCTTTCATTTAGTGGATTCTCAATTATCTCTCAAGTATATTCTTTTATTTATAAATATAATGTATCTACATCACGATATATTAAATTAAAATTTGTTCAAGGAATACTTTCATCAATGATAAGCATTGTGATTTATAAGCTATCGGTAATAAATGTACCAATAGCTACATTTAGCAATACATATAAATCCCAAACAAATTTATTCTATATAATGGCTATTATTATTTTTATTCTGCCATTTGCAGCAGCCAAAATTAAAAAGTTATTTAGTACCTCTTAA
- a CDS encoding thiamine diphosphokinase — protein MKAVVLSGGTPPPIDLLRRELSDSDYLICADSGADFLYKENVLPDFLMGDFDSVSKEAFEFFKISSTKIEKFPKDKDFTDTKLAFMKALELGISHISFLGCTGTRLDHSIGNIGVLLDCIENGITGYIIDNNNKIFLSRETVKIHGAKGDTFSLFAFDETVDNLSISGSKFNLNNYKLTIGDGLTISNEFKEEEVIITFTSGTLLVIESKD, from the coding sequence ATGAAAGCTGTAGTTTTATCTGGTGGTACACCACCTCCAATAGATTTACTAAGAAGAGAATTATCCGATAGTGATTATTTAATATGTGCTGACAGTGGTGCTGATTTTTTATACAAAGAGAATGTTTTACCTGATTTTTTAATGGGGGACTTTGATTCAGTAAGTAAAGAGGCTTTTGAGTTTTTTAAAATATCTAGTACAAAAATTGAAAAGTTTCCAAAGGATAAGGATTTTACTGACACTAAGTTAGCCTTCATGAAGGCATTAGAGCTTGGAATATCTCATATTTCCTTTTTAGGATGTACTGGTACGAGATTAGATCATTCTATTGGAAATATAGGTGTTCTGCTTGACTGCATTGAAAATGGCATAACTGGTTATATTATTGATAATAATAACAAGATTTTTTTATCAAGAGAAACTGTTAAGATTCATGGAGCTAAGGGTGATACCTTTTCATTATTTGCATTTGATGAAACTGTTGATAATCTAAGCATATCTGGATCTAAGTTTAATCTTAATAATTATAAGCTAACTATCGGAGATGGATTAACCATTTCTAATGAATTTAAAGAAGAAGAAGTAATCATTACTTTTACAAGCGGTACGCTTTTAGTTATTGAAAGCAAAGATTAA
- the rsmD gene encoding 16S rRNA (guanine(966)-N(2))-methyltransferase RsmD: protein MRIIAGLAKGRKILSPEGMQTRPTLDRIKESIFSIIQNDVPGAVALDLFAGTGSLGLEAASRGAEFCYLIDKSPLTYPLLQKNIENLKFQDICKSINGDAYEVLKDFARKNIIFDLVFIDPPYLKDLIPPAVQIIDEKGLLKRDGLIVTKIDTSEVIYEGNENIILVDKRKYGNTTVCFYRYKEE, encoded by the coding sequence ATGAGAATAATTGCAGGTCTTGCTAAAGGAAGAAAAATTTTGTCACCTGAAGGCATGCAAACAAGACCTACATTAGACAGAATAAAAGAATCTATATTTAGCATTATACAAAATGATGTACCTGGAGCAGTGGCTTTGGATTTATTCGCTGGAACAGGAAGCCTTGGCCTTGAAGCTGCTAGCAGAGGAGCAGAATTCTGCTATTTAATCGATAAAAGCCCTCTGACTTATCCTTTATTGCAAAAAAATATTGAAAATTTAAAGTTTCAGGATATTTGTAAGTCAATTAATGGAGATGCCTACGAGGTTTTAAAAGATTTTGCTAGAAAAAATATTATATTTGATCTTGTTTTTATAGATCCACCATATTTAAAGGACTTAATCCCACCTGCTGTACAAATTATAGATGAAAAGGGTCTTTTAAAAAGAGATGGCCTTATAGTAACAAAGATTGACACTAGTGAAGTAATTTATGAAGGTAATGAAAATATCATACTTGTTGATAAGAGAAAATATGGCAATACAACAGTTTGCTTTTACAGATACAAGGAAGAATAG
- the rsgA gene encoding ribosome small subunit-dependent GTPase A, with amino-acid sequence MEGIIVKGIAGFYYVKVDNEIIECKARGKFRHTELTPMVGDRVKIAMQGKKGVIEGVNQRSSELLRPPVANVTQAYVIFTLKDPDLNLDLLNRFIILCEFNNIRPIICFNKVDLADINELNTTAEMFEKASYQVHYLNAREGIGLSHLENMLEDNVTVLCGPSGVGKSTILNRLTGKELMKTGEISEKLGRGKHTTRHCELIEVYKGYIVDTPGFSSLSMDFITKEKLQLCFPEFDDHMDNCKFTGCMHYKEPSCAVKEAVEDKIIAKERYDFYVKTLEEILNGRNKR; translated from the coding sequence ATGGAAGGAATAATCGTAAAAGGTATAGCAGGATTTTACTATGTAAAAGTTGATAATGAAATAATTGAATGTAAAGCTAGGGGTAAGTTCAGGCATACTGAACTTACCCCTATGGTGGGTGATAGGGTGAAAATAGCCATGCAAGGGAAAAAGGGAGTAATTGAAGGCGTAAATCAACGCAGCAGCGAGCTGCTTAGGCCCCCAGTTGCTAATGTAACTCAAGCATATGTTATTTTTACTCTGAAAGACCCAGATTTAAATTTGGATTTGTTAAATAGATTTATTATATTATGCGAATTTAATAATATTAGACCAATAATTTGCTTTAATAAGGTAGATTTGGCAGATATAAATGAGCTAAATACTACCGCTGAAATGTTTGAAAAAGCTAGCTACCAGGTTCATTATTTAAATGCAAGAGAGGGAATAGGCTTAAGCCACCTAGAGAATATGCTGGAGGACAATGTTACAGTATTATGTGGACCTTCAGGTGTAGGTAAATCCACTATTTTAAACAGACTTACAGGAAAAGAGCTAATGAAAACAGGAGAGATTAGTGAGAAACTAGGTAGGGGCAAGCATACAACAAGACATTGCGAACTCATTGAGGTGTATAAAGGTTATATTGTAGATACGCCAGGCTTTTCTTCATTAAGCATGGATTTTATTACAAAGGAAAAACTTCAGCTTTGTTTTCCTGAATTTGATGACCATATGGATAACTGTAAATTTACGGGCTGCATGCATTATAAAGAACCTAGCTGTGCAGTGAAAGAAGCTGTTGAAGATAAAATCATAGCAAAAGAAAGATATGATTTTTATGTAAAAACTTTAGAAGAAATTTTGAATGGGAGGAACAAGAGATGA
- a CDS encoding DAK2 domain-containing protein, producing the protein MEHLKINGQHFYNMVVNASNKLEEQKEYVNSLNVFPVPDGDTGTNMSMTFRAAVTEIEGIQSNSIGEVSKKLAKGALMGARGNSGVILSQIFRGISKGLENKNEVNAEEFANAMLEGSKSAYKAVMRPTEGTILTIIRAAGESAVKSQNTDVTLLMTDICEHSEIMLNKTPEILPVLKKAKVVDAGGMGLLIILKGMMEALKDNIKAEIVNFTDEKSKVSYTPAGSISEEDIKFGYCTEFFVKAHNVNVEEFRNDLEPHGDSMIVVGLEDVVKVHIHTNDPGLILSKALKRGELSKIKIENMREQHRNLLFDESLTEKAVSSEDKSLEEMEEKKYGFIAVAMGEGVKQIFEDLGVDYVIEGGQTMNPSTQDILKCINDLNAENIFVLPNNKNIIMAASQAAELTDKNVIVLPTKTIPQGITSVTMFNPEGTLEDNVDSMKDAIGTVKTGQITYAVRDTEMDGKTIEEGDILGLIEGKINEVGKDAYEVCEKLIENMCDEDSELITIFFGADAEEQKVNELIEVIEEKYPDMDVQCYNGKQPLYYFIISVE; encoded by the coding sequence ATGGAACACTTAAAAATCAACGGGCAGCATTTCTATAATATGGTAGTAAATGCTTCTAATAAATTAGAGGAGCAAAAGGAATATGTAAATTCTTTAAATGTATTTCCTGTTCCCGATGGAGATACTGGTACTAACATGTCAATGACATTTAGAGCTGCAGTTACCGAAATAGAAGGAATACAATCTAATTCCATTGGAGAAGTTTCTAAAAAGCTAGCTAAAGGTGCTCTTATGGGTGCAAGGGGAAATTCAGGAGTTATATTATCCCAAATTTTTAGAGGAATTTCTAAAGGATTAGAAAATAAAAATGAGGTTAATGCAGAAGAATTTGCAAATGCTATGCTTGAAGGTTCAAAATCAGCTTATAAAGCTGTAATGAGACCTACTGAAGGCACAATTCTTACTATCATAAGAGCTGCTGGTGAAAGCGCTGTGAAGAGCCAAAATACAGACGTTACCTTACTTATGACAGATATTTGTGAACATAGTGAAATTATGCTAAATAAAACTCCAGAGATTTTACCAGTTTTAAAGAAAGCCAAAGTGGTTGATGCTGGAGGTATGGGTCTTTTAATTATTCTTAAGGGAATGATGGAAGCTTTAAAAGATAATATTAAAGCTGAAATAGTTAATTTTACAGATGAAAAGTCAAAAGTAAGTTATACTCCTGCAGGAAGTATAAGTGAAGAAGATATTAAATTCGGATATTGTACTGAATTTTTTGTTAAAGCACATAATGTAAATGTAGAAGAATTTAGAAATGATTTAGAGCCACATGGAGATTCTATGATAGTCGTGGGACTCGAAGATGTAGTTAAGGTTCATATACATACAAATGATCCAGGCCTAATTCTATCAAAAGCTTTAAAGCGTGGTGAACTTTCTAAAATTAAGATTGAAAATATGAGAGAACAGCATAGAAATTTGCTTTTTGATGAATCTTTGACAGAGAAAGCAGTTTCATCAGAAGATAAAAGCTTAGAAGAAATGGAAGAAAAAAAATATGGTTTTATTGCTGTAGCTATGGGTGAAGGAGTAAAGCAAATTTTTGAAGACTTGGGTGTCGATTACGTTATTGAGGGTGGTCAAACTATGAACCCAAGTACTCAGGATATTTTAAAGTGTATAAATGACTTGAACGCAGAAAATATTTTCGTTCTTCCAAATAATAAAAATATAATTATGGCTGCTTCTCAGGCAGCAGAGCTAACAGATAAAAATGTTATTGTTTTGCCTACAAAGACTATTCCACAAGGTATAACTTCAGTTACAATGTTTAACCCTGAGGGCACTTTGGAAGATAATGTTGATAGCATGAAAGATGCAATAGGAACTGTTAAAACAGGACAAATTACATATGCTGTTAGAGATACAGAAATGGATGGTAAAACCATAGAAGAAGGAGACATCCTTGGACTTATTGAAGGAAAAATCAATGAAGTTGGAAAGGATGCTTATGAAGTATGTGAAAAGCTTATAGAAAATATGTGTGATGAAGATAGTGAACTTATAACAATTTTCTTTGGAGCAGATGCTGAAGAACAAAAGGTAAATGAGCTCATTGAAGTGATAGAAGAAAAGTATCCAGATATGGATGTACAATGTTATAATGGTAAACAACCACTATATTATTTTATAATATCAGTTGAATAA
- a CDS encoding ATPase yields the protein MDVIKLLEYLQEIVETSPKIPVTGKVAINKKEVMNVIDQIVNCLPDEFKKAQWIVDEKERILGEALSECDTIKKESLDILKRQVETHDITKDAKLRAEEIIASAQRDAKTMRLGARDYADEILCQLESEMNTKGKDMLENIKKQVEDFLISMDEQIDSSSHTIRENIKELRGTK from the coding sequence GTGGATGTAATAAAGCTTTTAGAATACCTTCAGGAAATTGTAGAAACATCACCTAAGATTCCAGTTACGGGAAAGGTAGCTATTAATAAAAAGGAAGTAATGAATGTAATTGATCAAATAGTTAATTGCTTACCAGATGAATTTAAGAAAGCTCAGTGGATTGTGGATGAAAAGGAAAGAATTTTAGGTGAGGCATTAAGTGAATGTGATACAATAAAAAAAGAGAGCTTAGATATATTGAAGAGACAGGTGGAAACTCATGATATAACTAAGGATGCAAAATTAAGAGCCGAAGAAATAATTGCTTCAGCTCAAAGGGATGCAAAGACTATGAGATTAGGTGCACGGGATTATGCAGATGAAATTCTCTGTCAACTTGAAAGCGAGATGAATACAAAGGGTAAGGACATGCTTGAGAACATAAAAAAACAAGTTGAAGATTTTTTGATATCCATGGATGAACAAATTGATTCATCTTCTCATACTATAAGAGAAAATATTAAGGAATTAAGAGGTACTAAATAA
- the rpmB gene encoding 50S ribosomal protein L28, with the protein MSRRCEICNKGVMSGQQASHSNRKTKRKWAPNLRSVKAIVSGTPRTIHVCTRCLRSGKVQRAI; encoded by the coding sequence ATGTCAAGAAGATGTGAAATATGCAATAAAGGTGTTATGTCAGGACAACAAGCCAGCCACTCCAATCGTAAGACTAAGAGAAAGTGGGCTCCAAACCTTAGAAGCGTAAAAGCTATAGTTAGCGGAACACCTAGAACTATACATGTTTGTACAAGATGTTTACGTTCAGGGAAAGTACAACGCGCTATATAA
- the recG gene encoding ATP-dependent DNA helicase RecG, with translation MNLYCSIGSIKGVGPKTEKELNNCGIFTLMDLLLYFPRDYEKVELNNNSLNSSVSDKVMIKCSASAIKSDFRTRTGKTITTVIFNRGKEKIVGKWFNQPYMKNKFVVGRDYILTGKLDSKSKEIVIVNAAVETNCDRYISDSNEVAFSKNESSSLGIDDTNYMVTPKYSLKGALHNSFFIKAISSILSQVKIIENLPDYIIDRYKFCNLDYAVRNIHKPSSFEALLEAKRRLKFQELFTFSLKILMLKDYLNRNCEGIAFKIAPELNDLKEKLPFTLTNAQSLVVRQILLDGKKKTPMNRLVQGDVGSGKTIVAIIAMFNVVKNGYQCALMAPTEILATQHYNEVQKILKGFNVNVKLLCGSLSLKEKQNIKNELSEGLVDIIIGTHALIEDNVEFKNLGMIVTDEQHRFGVMQRSKLFNKGKNVDVLVMTATPIPRTLALYLYGDLDVSIINELPPGRQRIDTTYISKENKSEAYEFALKEIYKGRQIYIVCPLVEDNEDLDLSSVEKLYEELKVNYFSHIQTEILHGKMPSKLKDEIMNRFKSGETKVIISTTVIEVGINVPNATMMIVENAERFGLSQLHQLRGRVGRGEHKSYCILIADIKNKVTKKRMEIMKKSSDGFYIAEEDMKIRGSGDLFGIRQHGVDKLLLSDIVEDIELLKVANTEAKNIILSKNSDDIKVKNEILLKIENSSKLICFN, from the coding sequence ATGAATTTATACTGCTCAATAGGGAGTATAAAGGGTGTTGGTCCTAAAACAGAAAAAGAGCTTAATAATTGTGGCATATTTACATTAATGGATTTACTACTATATTTTCCTAGAGATTATGAAAAAGTTGAATTAAATAATAATAGCCTTAACTCTTCAGTTAGCGATAAGGTAATGATTAAGTGTAGCGCTTCAGCTATTAAGAGTGATTTTAGAACTAGAACTGGTAAAACTATTACAACTGTAATTTTTAATCGAGGTAAAGAAAAAATAGTTGGAAAGTGGTTTAATCAGCCTTATATGAAGAATAAATTTGTTGTTGGTAGGGATTATATTCTTACAGGTAAATTAGATAGTAAGAGTAAAGAAATAGTAATTGTAAATGCAGCAGTTGAAACAAATTGTGATAGATATATTAGTGATAGTAATGAGGTTGCTTTTAGTAAAAATGAATCAAGTAGCTTGGGGATTGATGATACAAATTACATGGTTACTCCAAAATACTCTTTAAAAGGGGCGCTTCATAACTCCTTTTTTATCAAGGCAATTAGTAGTATACTATCTCAGGTAAAAATTATTGAAAATCTCCCAGATTATATTATTGATAGATATAAATTTTGTAATTTAGACTATGCAGTAAGAAATATTCATAAGCCTAGCAGCTTTGAAGCACTTTTGGAAGCTAAAAGAAGACTTAAGTTTCAGGAGTTATTTACATTTTCGTTAAAAATATTAATGCTTAAGGATTATCTAAATAGAAATTGTGAAGGTATTGCCTTCAAAATAGCACCAGAACTTAATGACCTTAAAGAAAAACTTCCATTCACTTTAACCAATGCCCAAAGTTTAGTTGTTAGACAGATACTTCTAGATGGGAAGAAAAAAACTCCAATGAACAGGTTAGTTCAAGGTGATGTAGGAAGTGGAAAGACAATAGTAGCAATAATTGCAATGTTTAATGTAGTTAAAAATGGCTATCAGTGTGCTCTAATGGCTCCAACGGAAATATTAGCTACTCAACATTATAATGAAGTTCAAAAGATTTTAAAGGGATTTAATGTGAATGTTAAATTATTATGTGGAAGTCTAAGCTTAAAAGAAAAACAAAATATAAAAAATGAACTTTCGGAAGGCTTAGTGGATATAATTATAGGTACACATGCCTTAATAGAAGATAATGTGGAATTTAAAAATTTAGGTATGATAGTTACAGATGAGCAGCACAGATTTGGAGTTATGCAGAGGAGCAAGCTTTTCAATAAAGGAAAAAATGTAGATGTTTTGGTTATGACTGCAACTCCTATACCTAGGACACTTGCACTTTACTTATATGGAGACCTAGATGTATCTATTATAAATGAACTGCCACCAGGCAGGCAGCGTATTGATACTACATATATTTCTAAAGAGAATAAATCTGAAGCTTATGAATTTGCTTTAAAAGAGATTTATAAAGGAAGACAAATTTATATTGTATGTCCACTTGTAGAGGATAATGAAGATTTGGATTTGAGTTCTGTAGAAAAACTTTATGAGGAACTTAAAGTAAATTATTTTAGTCATATACAAACTGAAATATTACATGGTAAAATGCCAAGTAAACTTAAAGATGAGATTATGAATAGATTTAAAAGTGGAGAAACTAAAGTAATAATATCCACTACTGTAATTGAAGTTGGAATAAACGTTCCAAACGCTACTATGATGATTGTTGAAAATGCTGAGAGGTTTGGACTATCACAACTTCACCAGCTAAGAGGCAGAGTTGGTAGGGGCGAGCATAAATCATATTGCATTCTTATTGCGGATATAAAAAATAAAGTAACAAAAAAAAGAATGGAAATAATGAAAAAAAGTTCTGATGGATTTTATATAGCTGAAGAGGATATGAAAATCAGAGGCAGTGGAGATCTATTTGGAATAAGGCAGCACGGAGTAGACAAGTTATTACTTTCAGACATTGTAGAAGATATTGAGCTTCTTAAAGTAGCAAATACTGAAGCTAAAAATATTATACTAAGTAAAAATTCAGATGATATTAAAGTTAAAAATGAAATTTTACTTAAGATTGAAAATAGTTCAAAACTTATTTGTTTTAATTAA
- a CDS encoding Asp23/Gls24 family envelope stress response protein, with translation MIGNIANEYGYINYSEEVVANIVGVSTMECYGVVGMASKNATDGLWVLLKGESLSKGVKIHNKDESLLIELYIIVEYGTKISVIANNIIQKIKYNVENYSGLKVASVTVNVQGVRV, from the coding sequence ATGATAGGTAATATTGCCAACGAATATGGTTATATTAATTATTCAGAAGAAGTAGTAGCTAATATAGTTGGAGTATCTACAATGGAATGCTATGGTGTTGTTGGAATGGCGTCAAAAAATGCTACCGATGGACTATGGGTTCTATTAAAGGGCGAAAGTTTGAGTAAAGGAGTTAAAATTCACAACAAAGACGAAAGTCTGCTTATAGAATTATATATAATTGTTGAATATGGAACTAAAATTTCTGTAATTGCAAATAATATAATTCAAAAGATAAAATACAACGTAGAAAACTATTCAGGATTAAAAGTAGCAAGCGTTACAGTAAATGTTCAAGGTGTTAGAGTCTAG
- the rpe gene encoding ribulose-phosphate 3-epimerase, translated as MIQLAPSILSADFSKLGEDVKALEMYGADIVHIDVMDGMFVPNISFGIPVIKSIRNLTKLTFDVHLMIEEPSRYIEDFVKAGADIITVHFEADKHLDRTINYIKSFGVKAAVALNPATPVENIKHLIPQLDMVLIMSVNPGFGGQKFIGYALDKIREVKALAEKYNNNLLIEVDGGVDASNIKELKSAGANVLVAGSAVFKGGEIKENIEIIKREF; from the coding sequence ATGATACAATTAGCACCTTCAATACTTTCTGCAGACTTTTCAAAATTAGGTGAAGATGTAAAAGCATTGGAAATGTACGGAGCAGATATAGTACACATAGATGTAATGGATGGTATGTTTGTACCTAATATATCCTTTGGTATACCAGTTATTAAGAGTATTAGAAATCTAACGAAGCTAACTTTTGATGTACATCTTATGATTGAGGAGCCTTCTAGATATATAGAGGACTTTGTAAAGGCAGGAGCAGATATTATAACTGTTCACTTTGAAGCTGATAAACATTTAGATAGAACAATAAATTATATTAAAAGCTTTGGTGTTAAAGCAGCAGTTGCACTAAACCCAGCAACGCCAGTGGAAAATATCAAGCATTTAATTCCACAGCTTGATATGGTTCTTATTATGAGTGTAAATCCCGGATTTGGTGGCCAAAAATTTATTGGTTATGCGCTAGATAAAATTAGAGAGGTAAAAGCTTTAGCAGAAAAATATAATAATAATCTTCTAATTGAAGTCGATGGTGGAGTAGATGCGTCAAACATAAAAGAACTAAAATCTGCAGGAGCAAATGTTTTGGTCGCAGGTTCTGCAGTATTTAAAGGCGGCGAAATAAAGGAAAACATTGAAATAATAAAAAGGGAATTCTAA